TCGACCCACCAGATGAGGTCCTTGCGTCCCCGCTGCGAGGCCTCGCAGACGCCAGCCCTGCGTCCCGGGGCTCCACCACCAGTCGCACATGCACCGTGGCGTCGAGAGTGGCGAGTGCGCGCACCAGGCGGTCGATCGTGAAGCGCCCGATCCGGCCGTGGACTAAATACCTCCGAGCGCGGCATTTTCATCGCTGCGGCGGCCTCGTTGAAGGTCAGCGCCTAAAGGGGGCCAGGGTTGGTGCCGCTGAAGCCGCTGCTCAATTTTGTCGTTTCGAACTGCGTGTTGAAGGACGGTAAGCTCACGCCTACCTACCGCCAACCCTTCTCCTGGCTTGCTTCTGCGGCATCTATGATGAAAGAACGAAAAGCCCCCGAACTGTCAGATCGGGAGCTTTTGGACTTCAAGGGTGGCTGACGGGGTTCGAACCCGCGAATGGAGGATCCACAATCCTCTGTGTTAACCACTTCACCACAGCCACCGTGGTACGGGGTATTCTAGCACAAGCCCTTTCGAGCAGGCCACCCCTGCTCCCTCTGCTGATCCGATGCCGCCCGACCCCTCTCCCGCCACTGCCCCGCCCGCCACGGACCACCTGGACGTCCTCGACGGCTTGCGGGGGGTGGCCATCCTGTGGGTGCTGGCCTTCCACGTCTGGCAGCTGTCCTGGTTGCCGCAGCAGCTGACGATCGCCGGCTGGACCTGCCAGTTCACCCACCTCACGGAAACGGGTTTTTCCGGCGTCGAGCTGTTCTTCTTCATCAGCGGCTTCTGCCTGCTGTGGCCCTTCGTGCGGGCGCTGCGCCAGGGCACGCCTGCGCCGAGCTGGCGGCACTACGCCAGCCGGCGGGCGATCAAGATCCTGCCGTCCTACTGGCTCTCGATCGTCTTGATGCTGCTGATCGCCCGGCCGGCCTGGCTGAGCGACCCGGCCCAGGCCCTCTGGAATCTGACCGCCCACGCCTTCTTTTTCCAGAACATCTCGCCGCAGGCCGAGACCGCCGTCAACGGCGTGCTCTGGTCGCTCGGCGTGGAGGTGCAGTTCTACCTGATCTTCCCGCTGCTGGCCTGGGCCTTTGTGCGGCGTCCGGCCTGGACCTGGGTGGGCCTGTGCGGGGCCGCGATCGCCTGGCGCCACGGGGTGCAGACCTGGGCCCATCCGCACTTCCACTGGCTGATGCAGCAACTGCCGGCCTACCTGGACCTGTTCGCCACCGGCATGCTGGGGGCCTGGCTGCAGGGGCGGCGTGCGCCGTCCGCCCCGGCGGGGCTCCTCGCGCGCGGGTTGGCGACGGCGATCGCCCTGGGCGCGCTCTGGGCCGTCCACAGCTACGCCCTCGGCCTCTGGCAGGTGCGCCATGACGGCGGAGACTGGCCCAACGGCTACCAGGTGGCGCATCGCTGGCATCTGGCCCTGGCCTTCCTGCTGCTGACGCTCGCCTCGATGCGGGCCTGGCCGTTCTGGCAACGTCTGTTCACCTGGCGGCCGCTGCTCTGGTTGTCGGTCATCTCCTACAACCTCTACCTGTGGCACCAGTTTGTCGGCCGTCAGTTCATGTACGTCTGGAAATGGCCCGTGCCCGCCACGTCGGACCCGCATCACGACCCGGTCTGGCAACTGAGCTTCACGATCGTGACGATCGCCGCCTCGCTGGCAGTGGCCGCGGCGATCACCTATGGCTTCGAGCGTCCCCTGTTGCGTGGCGGTTGGGCCGCTCTCCGGGACCAGTGGCGGCGGCCCCGCTGACGGGTAAACGGGGGAGGGAGGAACGGGATGCCGCGTACATCATGGGTTCAAGGGGGCCAGGCCCTCGCCTTGACGGGGTTGCTGCTGGCCTCGACCCCTGGCTTCGACGGACCGGCAGGGGCCGTGCCTGCGCCAGGGGACAAGAACGACGGCGGCGGGGAGCGCAAGGCGCCAGCGGGGCCTGACATTCGGCCGGACGCCAGTCCTGACCCCAAGCCCAAGGCCGACCCCAATCCCGACATCAAGCCCAAGGCCGACCCCGTGCCCGAGGAGGCGCGCCGCGTCACGGCCGCCTTTCGCCTGGCGGCGCAGCGTTCGCTGGGGCCGCGCAGCGGCGACCTGTTCGTGCTGCCGTCGAAGTATCACTACATCATCGACGGCAGCTACATCCGCGAGGAGCACTCGGCCCTGCCCGACGGGGAGGCCAGCCGCGCGATCACCCACGAGGGCAATCATCACGGCACCTTCTGGGATTACGACACCCGCATCCCGCTGGTGCTGTGGGGCCCCGGGCGGGTGCGCGTCGGTTGGCGCAGTCGCGAGGCGGCCACCCAGCAGGACATCGTGCCGACCCTGGCCCAGCTGATCGGGGCGGTGGCCCCCGAGGACGCGACGGGGCGCGTGTTGAAGGGGGCGCTGTTGCCCGCCGCGACCCCGCCCAAGGTCGTGCTGGTGCTGGTCTTCGACCAGGGCGGGCGCTCCATGCTGCAGGCTCATCCCGAGGCCTGGCCCTTCATCCGGCGCTTGCGGGCGGAAGGTTCCTCTTTCGACGAGGCCCGCGTCTCCCACCTCGACCCCGAGACGGTGGTGGGCCATGTGGCGATCGGCACCGGCGCCTGGCCGGCGCGCCACGGCATTGCCGCCAACACGCCGCACCTGCGGGCCATGGGCGTGACGCGCACGGCCATTCTGGGGCCGAACGGGCCGGAGCCGATGCTGCTCGATAGTCCGTCCCTGGCGGATGTCTGGCTGCGGGAGTCGCAGGGCCGCGCCGTCGTGATCGCCCAATCGATGGCCGACCGGGCCGCGATCGGGATGGTCGGCCACGGGGCGCAGTACGCGGGCAATCCGAAGCCGATCTGCCAGTGGTACGACGAGCGCCGGGGCCTCTGGACCACCCTGCCGGAGGTCTACCGCCGGCCTGACTACCTGGCGGATCTGCGCGCCCCGCTGCGCTGGCCGGCGACGGGCGACTGGCGCGGTCACCTGGTCCAGACCCCCGTGGCGCTGCGCATGTCGCCCGGGGCGGCCGCCTTCGATGGGCTGGCCATGCGCGAGATGGTCGCGCGGGAGCCGCTCGGCGAGGACGAGGTGCCCGACCTGATTTTCTGGAGCATCAAGGCCACCGACTACGTCGCGCACCGCTACGGCCTCGAATCGCTGGAAACCCGCGATGCGCTGCGCGCCGCCGACGAGGAGGCGCGCAAGACGGTCGAGGCCCTGGTGCAGCGGGTGGGGCGCGAGAACCTGCTGATCGTCTTCACGGCCGATCACGGGGGCGGGCCGCTGCCGGAACGCTACGGGGGCGCGCGCCTGAGCTGTGAGGGCGTGGCTGCCTGGATCAACCAGCGCTTCGACCGGCGCCAGAACGATCGCCCGGTGGCCCTGGCCGTGACCAGCAACCAGGTCTTTCTCGACGACGGCGAGTGCGCGGCGCAGGGCGTCACGCCGGACCAGGTGGCGGAGGCCCTCAAGGCCTGGAAACCCTTCGGGAAGCCGTTTTTTGAGGCTGTCCTGACCCGTGCCGAGGTCGAGGCGACCCGCTGAAGGCGGCGCGAGCGGATTCGCCGCGCGACGAACGGGACGCTGAGCGCACGGAGCGAGGGGGGCGCACACCGGGCGAAGGAGCTAACCGACGAGCGACGCAGCGCTCGGGGGGCCAGGGCTGGCGATGCCGGCCGGGCGGCTTGCCGTGCCGGCTTCAGTACTGGTTCAGCGTGCCCCAGTCGCGCGCCTTGCGCTCGGCCGCGTGGAAGACCAGCGCGCCGATGCCCAGGAACAGGACGGCGTGCAGGCTCAGGCTCAGGATCCGCCCGCTGGCCCAGAGGTCGACCAGCGGCACCCCCTTGACGGCCAGGTCGCGCAGCAGCTGCAGGGCCTGGGTGAAGGGGAAATGCGCCACGAACGCGCTCATCCAGCCGGGCAAGCCCTCCAGCGGCAGGATCGCCAGGCCGAACACCAGCATGACGGCCAGCTGGTTCAGGGTCACGATGCGCTTGTAGAGCAGCGCCACCGCTGCCAGCATCAGGCCGAGGCCCTCCATGCCCAGGTACATCAGGGTCAGCAGCAGCGCCATCCCCGGCACGTCGAGGTGGAACTGGACGCCCGTGATGCCCACGGCGATCGCCAGCACCAGCGCGAAGCGGGCCAGCATCTCGATGTAGGAGGCCAGGTCGCGCATCAGCAGGACCACCACCAGCGGCGGCGGCGAGAGGGCCGCCTGCTCCAGCGTGCCGGTCTGCGCCTCGCGCAGCAACAGGTCGACGCCGTTGGAGATGCCGTTGATGGCGATGTAGGTGATCAGCAGGCCGAGCATGCGGCCCATCTGGCCCTCTTGAAAGCCTGGCAGGCCCGAGCCGACGCTTTGAAAGCCGAAGAAGATCATCAGCGCGAAGCCCAGGTTCCAGAACAGGCGCGAGACCAGTTCGAACGGGTGGCGCACCAGCAAGATGGCCTCGCGCTGCAATTCAGCCCAGAACAGAGCGGGAAGGTTCACGGGGCAGGCGCCTCCACGATCCGGCGGTAGATGGCTTCCAGATCCACCTCCTGCTGTTGCAGGCTGACGAGTTCGACCGCCTCCTCGCGCAGGGCGGCCAGCATGTCGTAGAGGGCATCGCCTTGCCCCTCCGGCAGGTACAGGCGGCCCGCCCCAGAGGCCTCGCGCGCGCAGCGGCCGCCGGCCTGCTCCAGCCGGGCCAGGAAGGCGGGCGACAGGCTGCCGCGCACGCAGACCTCGTAACCGGGAGTGCGGTAGGCCTCGCGCATGGTCGCCAGCGAGTCGAGCGCGGCCAGCCGTCCCGCGGCGATGATGGCGATGCGGTGCGAGAGCGCCTGCGCGACCTCCATCTGGTGGGTCGTCAGGACGATCGCGCAGCCGGTCTCGGCGATCGCCCGGATGGTGCGCTGAAACTCGCTGGCGGCGATCACGTCCAGCCCCAACGTGGGTTCGTCGAGCACCAGCAAGCGCGGCGTGCCCAGCAGCGCGATGCCGATCGCCACGCGCTGTTGCAAGCCGCGCGACAGCTCCCCCACGCGCTTGTGGGTGTGGGCGCTCAGGTCGAGCGTCGCGATCACCGCCTCGACCCGCTGGCGCAGCCCCGTCACGCCCTTGAGGGCGCCGAAGTAACGCAGGTTCTCCCGGGCCGTCAGCTTCCAGTGCAGGTTGCGATTGCCTTCCAGTACCGCGCCCACCTGCCGAACGGCCTGCGAGCGTCGGGCGGCCACGTCGATCTCGGCGATCGTGATGCGGCCGCTGGTGGGCCGCAGCAAGCCCGTCACCATCTTCAACGTGGTGCTCTTGCCGGCCCCGTTGGGTCCCAGCAAGCCCAGGATTTCCCCGGCGCGGACGTCGAAGGAGACATCCTGCACCGCCGTCAGGGGCGCCTGGCGAAAGCGGCCGGGGTAGACCTTGGTGACGCCGGAGACGTGCAGGATGGGCGTGGCAGCGGGGGGCAAGGGTGAGGCTCCTGAAGGTGCCCATCATGGGCCTCACGCCACGCCGGGTCAAGGATGCCGCGCGCCCAGGGCCGGCTGTAAGCAGGCCCATCTCTGGAACCTTGCCCGCAGGGTCGACCGTGACGTTCACCGTCCCGAGGCCGCTGACCAGCCCGCCTCCGGAGGCGGCCGTCGCCGGTTTGACGCCGCTGCTCGCCCTGCCTACACTGGCGACTGTTCGTACCAGTCCCATCTGGAGCCTTCCCGTGACCGACCCCGTCCCCGACGACGTCTCGCTGGTGCCCGTCTTTCGGGCCCTGATGACGTGCCACGCCCAGGTCTCGCGCGTGGCGGCACGCTACATCGAGTCGCTGGGGCTCACGCCCTCTCAGTTCGACGTGATCGTCACGCTGGGCGACACACCCGGCATGACCTGCAGTGAACTCGGGCGCCGCACGCTGATTTCCAAGGGCACCCTGACGCCGGTGCTCGACCGCCTGGAAGCGCGGGGCCTGGTCACGCGCCAGCGCGGGGAGACGGATGCCCGCCAGGTGCGGGTGGCCCTCACGCCCGCCGGCGACGCGGAATACCGCCGCGTGTTCCTGCCGCACGTGGCCCAGCTGCGCACCCACCTCGACCGGCTGAGTGCGGACCGTCAAGCGGCCCTGGTTGCCGCTCTCGGGGAGTTGCAACGGGTATTCACCGACGCCTGACGCCGGGGCTGGCGACGTGTTCTTGTTTCTCCTGTAACGGGTCTGTAACGCCCACCCCCTACGCTGAACCTGTCCCGTTCAACGAAGGGAGTTGCCCCGTGACCACCCCATCCCCCACCCTGCCCCCGCTGCCCACCTGGAAGGACCTCTACGACCGTACCGAGTCCTTCTGGACCGCGCCGCTGCAGGCCTTGCTCGGTTCGGACAGCTACCTGGCGGCGGCCGGTGTGCTGCGCGAGCAGTCGCTGACCCAGCACCAGCTGACCCGTGAGGCGCTGGAAGCGTACTGGGCGGCCCTGCGCTTGCCGTCCATGGCCGACCATGCGCGCCTCGCGGGTCAGGTCGTGCAGCTGGAGCGCAAGGTGGAAGCCCTGCACGACCAGCTGGATGGGCTGACGGAGCACCTCGTGGCGCTGCGCGCCGCTCTGGCCGCCCATCCGGCCGAGGAAGTCGAACGGGCTTCCCGCAAGAAAGCCAGCGCGGACGCCTGAGCGCCGCCAACCCTGTGTGATGAGAGAGAGGAAATTCCCCATGACCACTGCGACCGAAACCCGCCCCTCCCTGGCTGCCGAGATGCTGGATGCCTGGCTGGCCAGTTACAAGAGCGCCGTCTGGAGCCAGGAGCAGCTGGAGCAGCTGACGGCCGGCTGGATCAGCCAGACCCGCACCATGCGCCAGGACGGCCAGAAGGTGATGGAAATTCTCGTGTCGCAGGCCAAGGGCCAGGCGGATGAGATGACGCGCCTGTCCGAGGCCTCGCTGCAGCGCGTGATGGCGCAGGTGCCGGCCTGGGATGCGCTCACCGCCGCCGACCTGCGTCGTCAGGTGGCCGAGTTGAACCAGCGCGTCGAGGCCCTGAGCGCCGACAAGGCTTGATCGCGTCGGTCCAATCAGCCCGGCCGGCCTCCCCGCGAGCGCCACAAGGGCCGGGCTCACCTGAAACCTTCCCCCGACCCCGTTTGCCCCAGGGGCGCCGTTGCCCCTTCCCCGCTTGAGGACTTCCGCCATGAACGCCCAAACCGACTGGATCACGCAGGCTCGCCAGGAACTGGAAAAGAACTGGCGTCGTAGCGAAGCGTGGCTGAAGTACGCGCAGCGCCCCGGCAGCGTGGCCGTCGGTCAGACGCCCAAGGAGGTCATCTGGACCTCCAACAAGGCCAAGCTGTACCGCTACCACGCGGACCAGGTGAAGCACGCCACGCCCTTGCTGCTGGTGTACGCGCTGATCAACCGGCCGTACATTCTTGACCTGACGCCGGGCAACAGCCTGGTGGAGTATCTGGTGGGCCAGGGCTACCAGGTGTACATGCTCGATTGGGGTCAGGCCGGCGAAGAAGACGCAGGCTTGCGCCTCGACGACTACGTGCAGGACTACATGCTGCGTGCCGTGCGGCAGGTGCTGAAGGACTCCGGCCACGCGCGCCTCTCGCTGCTGGGCTACTGCCAGGGCGGGACGCTGTCGACCATGTTCGCGGCCCTGCACCCGGACCTGGTCAAAAACCTGGTCCTGCTCACCACGCCGATCGACTTCCGCGACGCAGGTCTCTACACGGCCTGGCTCAACCCTCGCCACTTCGACGTCGACCGCCTGGCCGACGTGATGGGCTTGATTCCGGCCGGCATGATGGACCTGGGTGCCAAGCTGCTCAAGCCGATGCAGAACCTCTACGGTCCCTACATGACCCTGCTCGACCGCCTCGATGACGAGACCTTCGTCGAAGGCTGGCGGGTCATGGACCACTGGGTCAACGACGGGGTCCCCTTCCCCGGCGCGGCCTACCGGCAGTGGGTCAAGGACTTCTACCAGGGCAACCAGCTGGTGCAGGACGGCATCACCTTGAAAGGCCAGCCCGTGCGCCTGAGCAACCTCACGGCCAACCTCTTGAACGTGTACGCCGAACTCGACCACATTTGCCCGCCCTGCCAGTCCAAGCCCCTGATGGAGCGGGTCGGCAGCGAGGACAAGACCCTGCTGTCGGTCAAGGCCGGGCATGTGGGCGTGGTGGCCGGGCGGGCGGCCAGGAAGAACTTCTTCCCGCAGCTGGATGCCTGGCTGGCGGCCCGCAGCTAAAGAACTGATTTCTAATCAGGGCCCCACCATAGAGCCTAGCTGACGGATGGGGCCAAGGGGCGCACCTCGCGTTCCAAGCGGTCTCCGAGCGTGATCGGTTCCACTTCCAATTGCCGCCGAGTGCCACCGCCGCTCAGGCGGGACGCCGGCCGCGGGCCTCTGTCGCCACCCGCACCAGGTCCTCGGCGGCGATGATGCGTTCCACGCCCTGGCGGCGCTGGCGGGGCGTCGGATAGCCGACGGCGGCGTAATGGGAATCGGGCAGGTTGCGGGCCTCCACGTGGGCGAAGAAGTCGCCGAAGGCGCGCGGGTCGTGGCCGGCGCGGGCGGCGAAACGCACACCGTCCGCATCGGCCTGGGCTTCCGCCACCACGCTGAGCTTGGTCATGACCTTCTTGCGCGCGGCCGCCACATCGGCCTTCAGCAGCGGGGAATCCGGGGCGATCGCCGCCATGGCCTGGCGCGCCATGTCGTCTCCCACCAGGTCCAGGTGGCGGTCGTGCGCCAATTCGTGTCCCATCACGCAGCCCACCGTGTCGCGGGAAAATTGCTTGGCGGTCTTCTCGGAGATGGTGTAGGTGTTGTCGCCATGGCTCGAGGCGTTGATCACGTTCTTGCGGCTCCATTTCAGCGACACGCCCAGCGGACCGGGGGCGTTGGTGGCCGACAGGTGTTTCACGTCGCGGATGACCTGCTTGCGCAGCGGCCCGCCCGGGCGCACGGGGCTGATCAGGTCGAGGGCCTTCTCATCCAGCGCCTGGAACCAGCGGGCCAGCCGCGAAGGCGCCGAGGTGGTGCGAGGCTGGTACGGGAGCGCGGCGTCGGTGATCTGACGGGCCTTGCGGAAGGCCCCCAGGGCCTGGTTGCGCAGCACGCGGTAGACCAGGTCGGCCGACCCCTGATCGAGCGCCTCGGCCAGCTGGTTCAGCTGCGCCTCGGCCACGGCGGGGGCGCCGGGGCGTCGGCCCGCCCGCGTAAAGGTATCGACCAGGCGGCTGACCTCGGCGTGCTGGGCCTGCAGGTCCTTGGAGAGCGGCAGGCCCGCGCGCAGGGCGTAGGCGATGCGCTCACGCGCGACGGCGGTGCGCGCCAGAAAGGCTTCTTCGAGATTCAGCGCCTTGAGAATCGGCTTGCGTGCGATGCGAAACACGTCTCACTCCCGCCCGGTTCACTCCACCTAACACCCACTTAACAGCTATCGCTCGCTGGGCTGGCAAACTTGCGTCCCGCGGTCGAATCGGCCGGGGCCAAGGCGGAAGATGAGGTGCAGCAGGCCCGCTGCCGCGGTACAAGGCGGCTGGACCCCTCGCGGAAGGATGATCCGTGGCCCTGTTCGGTCAAGACCTGGTGACCCGCACGAAATTCGTGCTGCCGGCGCCCCGGCGCTCGCACCTGCGGCGGGCGCGCCTGGAGGCACGCCTGGCGCAACTGGCCGAGGCCCGCATCGCGCTGGTCGTGGCCGCGGCGGGCTATGGCAAGTCGTCCCTGGTGGCGGCCCACGTGCGGGCTCACGGCCTTCCGGCGCTCTGGTACGAGCTGTCGGAGCGCGATGCGGACCCCCAGACCTTCGCGATTCACCTGGCCCACGCGGCGCATCGCGCTTGCCCTGGCGTGGCCAACCGCATGCTGGCGCTGCTGGCCGCCCCGGGCGGCGCCGAGCGGCACGGCGAGGCGGCCATCGAGGCCCTGACGGATGCCTGGCTCGACCGACTCGACGGGGAAACCTGGCTGGTGCTCGACGACTTTCATCGCGTGGCCGATTCCGGCGTATCGGACCTGGTCGCGCATCTCGTCCGCCATGCCCCGCCTCAGCTTCGTCTCGTCCTGATCGCGCGCACCCAGCCGGCGCTGCCGGACCTGGCGCGCTGGCGCCTGGCCGGCGAGGTGGTGGCGATCGCCCAGGCCGACCTCGCCTTCACGGACGAGGACCTGCGAGCCTGGCTGACGGCCAACCACGGCTTATCGGTTGACCCGGCAGAGCTGGAACCCTTGCGTGCCGAGACCGAGGGCTGGCCGATGGCGCTTCCGCTCATCGCGGGGAGGTTGGCGCAGCCGGGCGCAGCCTCGGCGCTGCCCGACCAGCGCGACATGTTCAGCTACCTGGCGAGCGAAGCCCTCGCGAGCCTGTCGCCGGTGCTGCTGGCCTTCTTGCTGGCCACGGCGCCGCTGGAACGCCTGGAACCAGGGGTGTGCGCCACGCTGGCGCGCCTGCCGGGCGGTGCGGCCGAGGCCCAGGCGCAGCTGCGGGTGCTGCATGACCAAGGCCTGTTCCTGATCGCCCTGGAGGCGCAGGCCTACCGCCATCATCACCTGATGCGCGAGTTCCTGCTGGCCCGCCTGGCCGAGCAGGGCCAGCTGTCGGCGGCGCGCCAGGCGGCTGCCCACGCGCTGGCCTCGCATGGGCAGCCGGAGGAGGCGATCGCCCAGCTGCTGGCCGCCGGCGCCAGCGAGCCGGCGATCGCCATGCTGGCCTTGCTGGCGCCGGACCTGGTCAATCAGGGGCGTGGCGCCCTGCTCACGGGCTGGGCCGGGCAGTTGCCGGCGGCTGCGCTGGAACGGGCGCCGGCCCTGCTGATCAGTCTGGGCGATGCGGCCCGGCTCGCCGCGCGCTACGAGGCGGCGATCGGCTGGTACGAACGGGCTCGCCGGGCTTACGGCGAGGCGCCTGAGGGGCGCTCTCGGGCCAGCGCAGGCCTGGCACTGGTCTACCTCGATACCGCCCGTCCGGCCCTGGCCGAGCCTCACCTGGCGGCCGCGCTGGCGGAGGCGCCGGACCCGGCGCGGCGCTCGGAACTGCTGGTCTTGATGGCCGAGAACCGGCTGAATCGCGGAGATGCCGCCGGCGCGTTGGCGCTCTTCGCCGAATTGCGCGAGGGCCTGCCGGACCTGCGGGCTCACGAGGGGCGACTCCAGCTGCGCCTGGGGCGGCTGGCGACGGCCCGTGGCATCTTGCTGGGCGCGCTGGCGGACGAGGCCGCGGAGGCCCCTTCGCGCGCCCATCGCGAGCCGGCGCTGGTGCTGGCCTTTGTCGAGGCGCTGAGCGGCGACGCCGAGGCCGCCGAGCGGGCGGCCGAGGCCGGGCTGGAGCGGGCGCGTCGGCAGCAGGCGGCCTGGGCCGAGGCGGTCGGCCTGATGCGACGCGGTCACGCGCAGGTGGTGGCCGGGCGCCCCGAACGGGCCGAGCACGACTATGCGGCGGCGCTGGCGCTGGCCGATGCGATCGGGGTGGCGCGCCTGCGCGCGGAGCCCTTGTTCGGGCGCGCCCTGCTGGCGGCCCGGCGCGGGCCCGGCGAGGCGGCCGAGGCGCTGGCGGCGGAGGCCGTGGCGGTGGCCGAGGCGGCGGGAGACGGCTGGGTGGTGGCGCTGGCGGCGCTGGCGCTGGGAAGTGGCTGGAGCGAGGCGGGCGATCGCCGGGCCGAGCCCTGGCTGGCGCGCGCGCGGGCGGGCTTCGAAGCCTGTCAGGACGCCTTCGGGCAGGCCTGCGTGGTGCTGGCGCTGGCGCGCCTGGCCCTGGGGGCCGGGGACGAGACGGGCTTTGCCGCCCTGGCTGCCGAGCTGGCCGAGCGGGTGCAGCAGGAGGGCTACGCATGTCTGATCGCAGGTCCGAGCCTGATGGGCTTTCCCGATGCGCCTTCGGCTCAGCGCTTCGTGCAGGCGGCCCAGCGCCACGGGATCCCACCGGGGGCCTGGCAGGCGCTCCGCACGCCCGTTTCGCCGCCCCTGCCCGCGTCGCCCCCGCCGCCCGAGCCGATGCTGCGGATCCAGACGCTGGGCAGCTTCCGCGTCTGGCTGGCCGGGCAGGAACTCGGCGATCGCGCCTGGGGCCGGGACAAGGCGCGTCAGCTGCTGCATCTGCTCGTTGCGCTGCGCGGCCAGACCCTCTCCAAGG
The genomic region above belongs to Candidatus Sericytochromatia bacterium and contains:
- a CDS encoding acyltransferase, whose translation is MPPDPSPATAPPATDHLDVLDGLRGVAILWVLAFHVWQLSWLPQQLTIAGWTCQFTHLTETGFSGVELFFFISGFCLLWPFVRALRQGTPAPSWRHYASRRAIKILPSYWLSIVLMLLIARPAWLSDPAQALWNLTAHAFFFQNISPQAETAVNGVLWSLGVEVQFYLIFPLLAWAFVRRPAWTWVGLCGAAIAWRHGVQTWAHPHFHWLMQQLPAYLDLFATGMLGAWLQGRRAPSAPAGLLARGLATAIALGALWAVHSYALGLWQVRHDGGDWPNGYQVAHRWHLALAFLLLTLASMRAWPFWQRLFTWRPLLWLSVISYNLYLWHQFVGRQFMYVWKWPVPATSDPHHDPVWQLSFTIVTIAASLAVAAAITYGFERPLLRGGWAALRDQWRRPR
- a CDS encoding alkaline phosphatase family protein, yielding MPRTSWVQGGQALALTGLLLASTPGFDGPAGAVPAPGDKNDGGGERKAPAGPDIRPDASPDPKPKADPNPDIKPKADPVPEEARRVTAAFRLAAQRSLGPRSGDLFVLPSKYHYIIDGSYIREEHSALPDGEASRAITHEGNHHGTFWDYDTRIPLVLWGPGRVRVGWRSREAATQQDIVPTLAQLIGAVAPEDATGRVLKGALLPAATPPKVVLVLVFDQGGRSMLQAHPEAWPFIRRLRAEGSSFDEARVSHLDPETVVGHVAIGTGAWPARHGIAANTPHLRAMGVTRTAILGPNGPEPMLLDSPSLADVWLRESQGRAVVIAQSMADRAAIGMVGHGAQYAGNPKPICQWYDERRGLWTTLPEVYRRPDYLADLRAPLRWPATGDWRGHLVQTPVALRMSPGAAAFDGLAMREMVAREPLGEDEVPDLIFWSIKATDYVAHRYGLESLETRDALRAADEEARKTVEALVQRVGRENLLIVFTADHGGGPLPERYGGARLSCEGVAAWINQRFDRRQNDRPVALAVTSNQVFLDDGECAAQGVTPDQVAEALKAWKPFGKPFFEAVLTRAEVEATR
- a CDS encoding ABC transporter permease, which codes for MNLPALFWAELQREAILLVRHPFELVSRLFWNLGFALMIFFGFQSVGSGLPGFQEGQMGRMLGLLITYIAINGISNGVDLLLREAQTGTLEQAALSPPPLVVVLLMRDLASYIEMLARFALVLAIAVGITGVQFHLDVPGMALLLTLMYLGMEGLGLMLAAVALLYKRIVTLNQLAVMLVFGLAILPLEGLPGWMSAFVAHFPFTQALQLLRDLAVKGVPLVDLWASGRILSLSLHAVLFLGIGALVFHAAERKARDWGTLNQY
- a CDS encoding ABC transporter ATP-binding protein yields the protein MPPAATPILHVSGVTKVYPGRFRQAPLTAVQDVSFDVRAGEILGLLGPNGAGKSTTLKMVTGLLRPTSGRITIAEIDVAARRSQAVRQVGAVLEGNRNLHWKLTARENLRYFGALKGVTGLRQRVEAVIATLDLSAHTHKRVGELSRGLQQRVAIGIALLGTPRLLVLDEPTLGLDVIAASEFQRTIRAIAETGCAIVLTTHQMEVAQALSHRIAIIAAGRLAALDSLATMREAYRTPGYEVCVRGSLSPAFLARLEQAGGRCAREASGAGRLYLPEGQGDALYDMLAALREEAVELVSLQQQEVDLEAIYRRIVEAPAP
- a CDS encoding MarR family transcriptional regulator, which produces MTDPVPDDVSLVPVFRALMTCHAQVSRVAARYIESLGLTPSQFDVIVTLGDTPGMTCSELGRRTLISKGTLTPVLDRLEARGLVTRQRGETDARQVRVALTPAGDAEYRRVFLPHVAQLRTHLDRLSADRQAALVAALGELQRVFTDA
- a CDS encoding DUF3294 domain-containing protein codes for the protein MTTATETRPSLAAEMLDAWLASYKSAVWSQEQLEQLTAGWISQTRTMRQDGQKVMEILVSQAKGQADEMTRLSEASLQRVMAQVPAWDALTAADLRRQVAELNQRVEALSADKA
- the phaC gene encoding class III poly(R)-hydroxyalkanoic acid synthase subunit PhaC gives rise to the protein MNAQTDWITQARQELEKNWRRSEAWLKYAQRPGSVAVGQTPKEVIWTSNKAKLYRYHADQVKHATPLLLVYALINRPYILDLTPGNSLVEYLVGQGYQVYMLDWGQAGEEDAGLRLDDYVQDYMLRAVRQVLKDSGHARLSLLGYCQGGTLSTMFAALHPDLVKNLVLLTTPIDFRDAGLYTAWLNPRHFDVDRLADVMGLIPAGMMDLGAKLLKPMQNLYGPYMTLLDRLDDETFVEGWRVMDHWVNDGVPFPGAAYRQWVKDFYQGNQLVQDGITLKGQPVRLSNLTANLLNVYAELDHICPPCQSKPLMERVGSEDKTLLSVKAGHVGVVAGRAARKNFFPQLDAWLAARS
- a CDS encoding M48 family metalloprotease translates to MFRIARKPILKALNLEEAFLARTAVARERIAYALRAGLPLSKDLQAQHAEVSRLVDTFTRAGRRPGAPAVAEAQLNQLAEALDQGSADLVYRVLRNQALGAFRKARQITDAALPYQPRTTSAPSRLARWFQALDEKALDLISPVRPGGPLRKQVIRDVKHLSATNAPGPLGVSLKWSRKNVINASSHGDNTYTISEKTAKQFSRDTVGCVMGHELAHDRHLDLVGDDMARQAMAAIAPDSPLLKADVAAARKKVMTKLSVVAEAQADADGVRFAARAGHDPRAFGDFFAHVEARNLPDSHYAAVGYPTPRQRRQGVERIIAAEDLVRVATEARGRRPA